The Brenneria rubrifaciens genome has a window encoding:
- a CDS encoding electron transport complex subunit E: protein MSEVKHLLIQGLWKNNSALVQLLGLCPLLAVSSTATNALGLGLATTLVLTCTNIAVSALRRWVPAEVRIPIYVMVIASVVSMVQMLINAYAYGLYQSLGIFIPLIVTNCIVIGRAEAYASKNPVGLSAVDGLAMGLGATSALLVLGSLREILGNGTLFDGADLLLGDWAKALRMEVVHLDSPFLLAMLPPGAFIGLGLLLAAKYLIDEKLKQRKASVPVVTKSSSSEAARESL from the coding sequence ATGAGTGAAGTCAAACATCTTCTGATTCAGGGATTATGGAAAAACAACTCGGCGCTGGTGCAATTGCTCGGTCTGTGTCCGCTGCTGGCGGTGTCTTCCACCGCAACCAACGCGCTGGGATTGGGGCTGGCGACGACGCTGGTGCTGACCTGTACCAACATTGCCGTCTCCGCGCTGAGACGCTGGGTTCCGGCGGAGGTTCGTATCCCTATTTACGTCATGGTGATTGCGTCGGTGGTCAGTATGGTACAGATGCTGATCAACGCCTACGCCTATGGGTTATATCAATCACTGGGAATTTTTATTCCTCTGATTGTAACGAACTGCATTGTCATCGGCCGCGCCGAAGCCTATGCCTCGAAAAACCCGGTAGGACTCTCGGCAGTAGATGGGCTGGCGATGGGACTCGGCGCCACCAGCGCGTTGCTTGTACTGGGCTCCCTGCGCGAAATTCTGGGCAACGGCACGCTGTTTGATGGCGCGGATCTGCTGTTGGGTGATTGGGCCAAAGCCCTGCGAATGGAGGTCGTCCACCTGGACTCGCCGTTCCTGCTGGCAATGTTGCCGCCCGGCGCGTTTATCGGTTTAGGGCTGCTGCTGGCGGCAAAATACCTGATTGATGAAAAGCTGAAACAACGCAAAGCAAGCGTGCCGGTCGTAACAAAATCGTCCTCAAGCGAGGCGGCAAGGGAATCATTATGA
- the sohB gene encoding protease SohB, which yields MEFLFQYGLFLVKALTIVVAIGAVVIFAVGLSQRKRRRKGELQVIDLGEQYRDMQREIQSVCMSDAERKRLSRQEKKKEKALARQDKQRAKRGEEKNVKPRLYVLDFNGSMDAGEVSSLREEISAVLAVAKPQDEVLLRLESPGGVVHGYGLAASQLQRLRQGGVRLTVAVDKVAASGGYMMACVADRIVAAPFAIVGSIGVVAQIPNFNRLLKNKDIDVELHTAGEFKRTLTLFGENTEAGREKFREDLNITHGLFKQFVQAMRPSLDIDSVATGEHWFGSQAKDLGLVDAIGTSDDLLIAEMENHEVLCVRYTRRKRLLDRLTGSAGDAVERLMLRWWQRGNKPLL from the coding sequence GTGGAATTCCTTTTTCAGTATGGTTTATTTCTGGTCAAAGCGCTTACCATCGTGGTGGCGATTGGCGCGGTAGTGATTTTTGCTGTCGGTTTGTCACAGCGCAAGCGCCGGCGCAAAGGTGAGTTGCAGGTGATTGATCTGGGCGAACAGTATCGTGATATGCAGCGGGAAATTCAAAGCGTCTGTATGAGTGACGCTGAACGTAAGCGGTTATCCCGGCAAGAAAAAAAGAAAGAAAAAGCGTTGGCACGGCAGGATAAACAGCGTGCGAAACGCGGTGAAGAGAAAAATGTGAAGCCGCGTCTGTATGTGCTGGATTTTAACGGCAGCATGGATGCCGGCGAGGTAAGCTCGCTGCGTGAAGAGATTTCTGCTGTGCTGGCCGTGGCGAAACCGCAGGACGAAGTGTTGCTGCGTCTGGAAAGTCCGGGCGGCGTGGTACATGGATACGGGCTGGCCGCGTCGCAGTTGCAACGCTTGCGTCAGGGTGGGGTGCGCCTGACGGTCGCCGTTGACAAGGTGGCCGCCAGCGGCGGCTATATGATGGCTTGTGTGGCTGATCGCATTGTCGCCGCGCCGTTTGCCATCGTGGGGTCGATTGGCGTGGTGGCTCAAATTCCTAACTTCAATCGCTTGCTGAAGAACAAGGATATTGACGTCGAATTGCATACCGCAGGTGAGTTCAAACGCACATTAACTTTGTTTGGTGAGAATACGGAAGCCGGGCGGGAAAAATTCCGCGAGGATCTGAACATCACGCATGGGCTATTCAAGCAATTTGTACAGGCGATGCGCCCTTCGCTGGATATTGATTCCGTCGCAACCGGCGAGCACTGGTTTGGTTCTCAGGCTAAAGATCTTGGGCTGGTTGACGCTATTGGCACCAGTGATGATCTGCTGATTGCCGAAATGGAAAATCATGAGGTTCTCTGCGTCCGTTACACGCGGCGTAAACGCCTGCTTGATCGACTGACCGGCAGCGCGGGGGATGCGGTGGAGCGATTGATGCTACGCTGGTGGCAACGCGGAAATAAACCACTGCTCTAA
- the rsxD gene encoding electron transport complex subunit RsxD — protein sequence MAFKIASSPFTHNQQRTQRIMLLVIVACIPGMLAQYYFFGYGNLIQVGLASVTALATEAVTTSLRKFHVRATLADNSALLTAILLGISLPPLAPWWMIVIGTAFAIVIAKQLYGGLGQNPFNPAMIGYVVLLVSFPVQMTSWLPPVPLQAMTVGFSDALMTILTGHTPSGHTVQQLMHTVDGISQATPLDTFKTGLRSGQQPLEILQQPPFTTALFSTVMAGIGWQWVNLGFLIGGLFLLARGTIRWHIPVSFLLSLTLCASLGWLLAPEKCAPPALHLLSGATMLGAFFIATDPVTASTTNRGRLIFGALIGLLVWLIRTYGGYPDGVAFAVLLANITVPLIDYYTKPRAYGHHR from the coding sequence ATGGCTTTCAAAATCGCGAGTTCACCTTTTACGCACAATCAGCAACGTACACAGCGCATTATGCTGTTGGTTATCGTCGCCTGTATCCCGGGGATGCTGGCGCAGTACTATTTTTTCGGCTACGGCAATCTGATTCAAGTCGGCCTTGCCTCAGTCACCGCGCTGGCGACCGAGGCCGTGACAACGTCACTGAGAAAGTTTCATGTCCGCGCGACGCTGGCGGATAATTCGGCGCTGCTGACGGCCATTCTGCTCGGTATTAGCCTGCCGCCGCTGGCGCCGTGGTGGATGATTGTCATAGGAACCGCATTCGCCATCGTGATCGCCAAACAGTTATACGGCGGGCTGGGGCAGAACCCGTTCAACCCGGCAATGATTGGCTACGTTGTGCTGCTCGTCTCCTTTCCGGTTCAGATGACCAGTTGGTTGCCTCCCGTTCCGCTCCAGGCCATGACGGTCGGCTTCAGCGACGCGTTGATGACGATCCTGACCGGGCACACGCCCTCCGGCCACACGGTGCAACAGTTAATGCATACGGTTGACGGCATCAGTCAGGCCACGCCGCTCGATACCTTCAAAACCGGTTTACGTTCAGGCCAGCAACCGCTGGAAATTCTGCAACAGCCACCGTTCACGACGGCCCTGTTTTCTACCGTCATGGCTGGTATCGGCTGGCAGTGGGTTAATTTGGGTTTTCTTATCGGCGGACTGTTTCTGCTGGCGCGCGGAACCATTCGCTGGCATATTCCGGTCAGTTTTTTGCTTAGCCTGACGCTGTGCGCTTCTCTGGGGTGGCTACTGGCACCGGAAAAATGCGCCCCGCCCGCTCTGCATCTGCTTTCTGGCGCCACGATGCTGGGGGCGTTCTTTATCGCCACCGATCCGGTAACGGCATCGACCACCAATCGGGGCCGTCTGATTTTTGGCGCGCTGATCGGCCTGCTGGTCTGGTTAATCAGAACCTATGGCGGTTATCCTGATGGCGTGGCATTTGCCGTATTGCTGGCGAATATCACCGTGCCATTGATTGACTATTACACTAAACCGCGCGCTTACGGGCATCATCGCTGA
- the nth gene encoding endonuclease III, whose protein sequence is MNKEKRIEILRRLRANDPHPTTELKFSTPFELLIAVLLSAQATDVSVNKATARLYPVANTPEAMLELGVDGIKTYIKTIGLFNSKAENIIKTCRILIEKHQSRVPEDRAALEALPGVGRKTANVVLNTAFGWPTIAVDTHIFRVSNRTGFAPGKNVDQVEEKLLKVVPAEFKVDCHHWLILHGRYTCVARKPRCGACLIEDLCEFKEKVYA, encoded by the coding sequence ATGAATAAGGAAAAGCGGATTGAGATCTTAAGACGGCTACGCGCCAACGATCCCCATCCCACAACGGAACTGAAGTTCAGTACGCCATTCGAGTTACTCATCGCGGTACTGCTCTCCGCTCAGGCAACCGACGTCAGCGTCAACAAGGCCACGGCCAGACTTTACCCGGTGGCCAATACTCCGGAAGCCATGCTCGAATTGGGCGTTGATGGGATAAAAACGTACATCAAGACCATCGGCCTGTTTAACAGCAAGGCAGAAAACATCATTAAAACCTGCCGCATTCTGATTGAAAAGCACCAAAGCCGGGTTCCCGAAGATCGGGCGGCGCTGGAAGCCCTGCCCGGCGTAGGGCGAAAAACCGCCAACGTGGTGCTCAATACCGCTTTCGGCTGGCCGACGATTGCCGTGGATACCCATATTTTCCGCGTCAGCAACCGCACCGGCTTCGCACCGGGTAAAAACGTCGATCAAGTGGAAGAAAAACTGCTTAAAGTCGTACCGGCGGAATTCAAAGTCGATTGCCATCACTGGCTCATCCTGCACGGCCGCTATACTTGCGTCGCCCGTAAACCGCGCTGTGGCGCCTGCTTGATTGAAGATCTCTGCGAGTTCAAAGAAAAAGTTTACGCCTAG
- the rsxG gene encoding electron transport complex subunit RsxG, translating into MFTTMRRHATTLALFAALTTALTAVVNSLTGPTISRQALMQQKMLLDQVVPIASYNNDIQQECYLVSNPALGSTSPRRLFVARKDGAPIAAAIESTAPDGYSGAIQLLIGADFHGNVLGVRVTEHHETPGLGDKIEIRISDWITRFSGQTVQGRDDDRWAVKKEGGMFDQFTGATITPRAVINSVKRSALYLQTLPPQLNTLPVCGENK; encoded by the coding sequence ATGTTTACCACAATGCGCCGCCATGCGACGACACTGGCACTGTTTGCCGCCTTAACCACGGCCCTGACCGCCGTGGTTAACAGCCTGACCGGGCCGACCATTTCCAGACAGGCGCTGATGCAGCAAAAAATGTTGTTGGATCAGGTTGTTCCTATAGCGAGCTATAACAACGACATACAACAGGAGTGTTACCTTGTTTCCAATCCGGCATTGGGATCAACGTCGCCTCGCCGGTTGTTCGTCGCCCGTAAAGACGGCGCGCCCATCGCGGCGGCGATAGAGAGCACCGCCCCCGATGGGTATTCCGGCGCCATCCAATTGCTGATCGGCGCCGATTTTCATGGCAATGTATTGGGCGTTCGGGTGACCGAGCATCATGAAACGCCGGGGTTAGGTGATAAAATCGAAATCCGTATTTCTGACTGGATAACCCGTTTTAGCGGTCAAACGGTGCAAGGCAGGGATGACGACCGCTGGGCGGTGAAAAAAGAGGGGGGGATGTTTGACCAGTTTACCGGAGCGACCATTACGCCGCGCGCGGTCATCAACAGCGTAAAACGTAGCGCCCTGTATCTGCAAACCCTGCCGCCACAGCTCAATACCCTGCCCGTTTGCGGAGAAAATAAATGA
- the cysB gene encoding HTH-type transcriptional regulator CysB, producing MKLQQLRYIVEVVNHNLNVSSTAEGLYTSQPGISKQVRMLEDELGIQIFARSGKHLTQVTPAGQEVIRIAREVLSKIDAIKAVAGEHTYPDKGSLFVATTHTQARYALPSVIKGFIERYPRVSLHMHQGSPTQIAEAVAKGTADFAIATEALHLYDDLIMLPCYHWNRAVVVKPDHPLASKKEITIEELADYPIVTYTFGFTGRSELDTAFNRAGLTPRIVFTATDADVIKTYVRLGLGVGVIANMAMDPQTETDLVTINANRIFSYSTTKIGFRRSTFLRSYMYDFIQRFAPHLTRDVVDSAVALRSNDEIEAMFKDITLPIK from the coding sequence ATGAAACTGCAACAGCTTCGTTATATTGTTGAAGTTGTTAACCACAATCTGAATGTTTCCTCTACCGCTGAGGGGCTGTATACCTCTCAACCAGGGATCAGCAAACAGGTCAGAATGTTAGAGGATGAACTGGGCATACAGATTTTCGCCCGCAGCGGAAAACACTTGACCCAGGTCACTCCCGCAGGACAGGAAGTCATTCGTATTGCGCGTGAAGTCCTTTCCAAAATCGATGCCATCAAAGCTGTCGCCGGAGAGCACACCTATCCCGATAAAGGTTCCCTGTTTGTTGCGACCACGCACACGCAGGCCCGTTACGCGCTACCCAGCGTGATCAAAGGGTTTATTGAGCGCTATCCTCGGGTATCACTGCATATGCATCAGGGGTCGCCTACCCAAATCGCGGAAGCCGTGGCCAAGGGAACGGCGGACTTCGCCATTGCCACGGAAGCGCTCCACCTTTATGACGACTTAATCATGTTGCCCTGCTATCACTGGAATCGAGCGGTAGTGGTGAAACCCGATCATCCACTGGCGTCGAAAAAAGAGATCACCATAGAAGAGCTGGCCGATTACCCCATTGTGACTTACACCTTTGGTTTTACCGGGCGCTCAGAGTTGGATACCGCGTTCAACCGGGCAGGGTTGACACCGCGGATTGTGTTTACCGCCACGGATGCCGATGTCATCAAAACCTATGTTCGTCTGGGATTGGGCGTCGGGGTCATTGCTAATATGGCTATGGACCCGCAAACCGAAACCGATTTGGTGACCATCAACGCCAACCGTATTTTCAGCTACAGCACGACCAAAATCGGCTTTCGACGCAGCACGTTTTTGAGAAGCTACATGTATGATTTCATCCAGCGTTTTGCGCCGCATCTAACTCGTGATGTGGTGGATAGCGCCGTTGCGTTACGCTCTAATGATGAAATTGAGGCGATGTTTAAAGATATTACATTGCCGATTAAGTAA
- the topA gene encoding type I DNA topoisomerase, protein MGKALVIVESPAKAKTINKYLGNDYVVKSSVGHVRDLPTSGSVSKKSTDSTKDKTKKSVKKDEKSALVNRMGVDPYHDWKAHYEILPGKEKVVSELKTLAENAEHIYLATDLDREGEAIAWHLREIIGGDDKRFSRVVFNEITKNAIQQAFQKPDKLNIDRVNAQQARRFMDRVVGYMVSPLLWKKIARGLSAGRVQSVAVRLIVEREREIKAFVPEEYWELHADLMSGNDNQLRMQVTHHHDKPFKPVNKAQTQAAVSLLEKADYVVAEREDKPTSSKPGAPFITSTLQQAASTRLGFGVKKTMMMAQRLYEAGYITYMRTDSTNLSQDALTMAREYIGAAFGKRYLPDAANHYSNKENSQEAHEAIRPSDVNVLADSLKDMEADAQKLYQLIWRQFVACQMTPAQYDSTTLIVNAVDYQLRAKGRTLRFDGWTKVMPALRKNDEDRTLPTVAVGELLTLQQLLPGQHFTKPPARYSDASLVKELEKRGIGRPSTYASIISTIQDRGYVRVENRRFYAEKMGEIVTDRLEENFRELMNYDFTARMESSLDQVANNQAEWKAVLDEFFAEFSKQLETAEQDPEAGGMRPNQMVMTSIDCPTCARKMGIRTASTGVFLGCSGYALPPKERCKTTINLIPEAEVLNVLEGDEAETNALRARRRCTECGTAMDSYLIDNHRKLHVCGNNPACDGYEIEEGEFRIKGYDGPIVECEKCGSEMHLKMGRFGKYMACTNDACGNTRKILRNGDVAPPKEDPVPLPELPCEKSDAYFVLRDGAAGVFLAANTFPKSRETRAPLVEELQRFKDRLPEKLRYLADAPAVDKDGNKTMVRFSRKTKQQYVSSEKEGKATGWSAFYVDGKWVEGKK, encoded by the coding sequence ATGGGTAAAGCTCTCGTTATAGTTGAGTCCCCGGCAAAAGCCAAAACGATCAATAAATATCTCGGCAATGACTATGTGGTTAAATCCAGCGTCGGTCATGTACGCGATCTGCCGACCAGTGGCTCAGTCAGTAAAAAGAGCACGGACTCGACCAAAGACAAAACGAAAAAAAGCGTTAAAAAGGATGAAAAATCCGCGTTGGTCAACCGCATGGGGGTCGATCCCTATCATGATTGGAAAGCCCATTACGAGATTTTGCCTGGCAAGGAAAAAGTTGTTTCCGAACTGAAAACGTTGGCGGAAAACGCCGAACACATCTATCTCGCAACCGACCTTGACCGCGAAGGGGAAGCCATTGCCTGGCACCTGCGGGAAATCATTGGTGGCGACGATAAGCGGTTCAGTCGCGTGGTGTTTAACGAAATTACTAAAAACGCCATTCAGCAAGCGTTTCAGAAACCGGATAAGTTAAATATCGACCGAGTAAATGCACAGCAGGCGCGTCGTTTTATGGACCGGGTGGTGGGTTACATGGTTTCTCCGCTGCTGTGGAAAAAGATTGCCCGTGGGTTGTCGGCCGGACGCGTACAGTCCGTCGCGGTGCGTCTAATCGTTGAGCGCGAGCGTGAAATCAAAGCGTTTGTGCCGGAAGAATACTGGGAACTGCACGCCGATTTAATGTCGGGTAATGACAACCAGTTACGAATGCAGGTCACTCATCACCACGACAAGCCGTTCAAGCCGGTTAACAAGGCGCAGACGCAGGCAGCGGTCAGCCTGCTGGAAAAAGCCGACTATGTGGTCGCCGAGCGTGAAGATAAGCCGACCAGCAGCAAACCCGGCGCGCCCTTCATTACCTCGACGCTACAGCAGGCGGCGAGTACCCGTCTGGGTTTTGGCGTGAAAAAGACCATGATGATGGCGCAGCGCCTGTATGAAGCGGGCTACATCACCTATATGCGTACCGACTCGACCAACCTGAGTCAGGATGCGCTAACCATGGCGCGCGAGTACATTGGCGCCGCGTTTGGTAAGCGGTATCTGCCCGATGCGGCCAACCACTACAGCAATAAAGAGAATTCACAGGAAGCGCACGAGGCCATTCGTCCTTCAGACGTGAACGTCTTGGCCGATAGCCTGAAAGATATGGAAGCGGATGCGCAGAAACTGTATCAGCTGATTTGGCGTCAGTTTGTGGCCTGTCAGATGACCCCGGCGCAGTACGATTCCACCACGCTGATTGTTAACGCCGTTGATTATCAACTGCGCGCCAAAGGGCGCACGTTGCGCTTTGACGGCTGGACGAAAGTCATGCCCGCGCTGCGTAAAAATGACGAAGATCGTACGTTGCCAACGGTGGCGGTCGGTGAGCTACTGACATTGCAACAACTGTTGCCGGGACAGCACTTTACCAAGCCACCGGCGCGTTACAGTGATGCGTCGCTGGTGAAAGAGCTGGAAAAACGCGGTATCGGGCGACCTTCCACTTACGCCTCGATCATTTCGACCATTCAGGATCGCGGCTATGTACGGGTGGAAAACCGCCGTTTCTATGCGGAAAAAATGGGTGAGATTGTTACCGATCGGCTGGAAGAAAACTTCCGTGAATTGATGAATTACGACTTCACCGCGCGGATGGAAAGCAGTCTGGACCAGGTGGCAAATAATCAGGCGGAATGGAAAGCGGTTCTGGATGAGTTTTTTGCCGAGTTCAGCAAGCAGTTGGAAACCGCAGAGCAGGACCCGGAAGCAGGCGGTATGCGCCCGAACCAGATGGTGATGACCAGCATCGATTGCCCGACCTGCGCCCGCAAAATGGGCATTCGCACCGCCAGCACAGGGGTTTTCCTCGGTTGTTCCGGGTATGCGCTGCCGCCGAAAGAGCGTTGCAAAACCACGATCAATCTGATCCCTGAAGCGGAAGTGCTGAATGTGCTGGAAGGGGATGAAGCCGAAACCAACGCATTGCGCGCGCGTCGCCGTTGTACTGAATGCGGCACCGCGATGGATAGCTATCTGATTGATAATCATCGTAAGCTGCATGTATGTGGCAATAACCCGGCTTGCGACGGTTATGAGATCGAAGAGGGTGAGTTCCGTATCAAAGGTTACGACGGCCCGATTGTCGAATGCGAAAAATGCGGTTCGGAAATGCACCTTAAAATGGGGCGCTTTGGCAAGTACATGGCCTGTACCAACGACGCTTGCGGCAACACGCGTAAAATTTTGCGCAATGGCGACGTCGCGCCACCGAAAGAAGATCCGGTGCCGTTGCCTGAGTTGCCTTGTGAGAAATCGGACGCGTATTTTGTGTTGCGCGATGGCGCCGCGGGCGTGTTCTTGGCAGCCAATACCTTTCCGAAATCTCGCGAGACGCGCGCCCCGCTGGTGGAGGAATTACAACGCTTCAAAGATCGTTTGCCTGAAAAACTGCGCTATCTGGCCGATGCGCCGGCGGTGGATAAAGACGGCAACAAAACGATGGTGCGTTTTAGCCGCAAGACAAAGCAGCAGTATGTCTCTTCAGAAAAAGAGGGCAAGGCGACGGGGTGGTCGGCGTTCTATGTTGATGGAAAATGGGTGGAAGGCAAGAAATAA
- a CDS encoding YciN family protein: MSNESLVREAKSPIARHALLAEANGIIHNHDDYLHGMVAESVESKNNVLIFRGEFFLDANGLPTLKTTAVFNMFKHLTQVLSEKYYLID, translated from the coding sequence ATGTCCAATGAATCTCTGGTACGAGAAGCAAAATCGCCGATCGCCCGTCACGCACTGCTGGCCGAAGCCAATGGCATTATTCATAATCACGACGATTATTTGCACGGCATGGTCGCTGAAAGCGTAGAGTCTAAAAATAACGTACTAATTTTTCGCGGCGAATTTTTTCTTGATGCCAATGGGTTACCCACGCTGAAAACCACGGCCGTTTTCAATATGTTTAAACATCTGACACAGGTGCTGTCAGAAAAATATTATCTGATCGATTAA
- a CDS encoding YciK family oxidoreductase, with amino-acid sequence MYYQPQNDLLQQRIILVTGAGDGIGREAALTYARFGARLILLGRTESKLQAVKQQITQEQGTETRIIVCDMLTARSERFFQIAGELAQVIPHLDGVLHNAGLLGDVVPMAKQSVETWHRVMQVNVNATFMLTQALLPLLLKSPSASLVFTSSSVGRQGRAGWGAYSVSKFATEGMMQVLAEEYRHTPLRVNCINPGGTRTAMRASAFPQENPDKLKTPADIMPLYLYLMGDDSRRKTGICFDAQPGRKAGPAK; translated from the coding sequence GTGTACTACCAGCCTCAAAACGACTTGCTGCAACAACGCATCATCCTGGTGACCGGTGCGGGCGACGGCATCGGCCGTGAAGCCGCCCTCACCTATGCCCGATTTGGCGCCCGTCTTATCCTGCTTGGCCGCACTGAAAGCAAACTTCAGGCGGTGAAACAGCAAATCACGCAGGAGCAAGGGACGGAAACGCGTATCATTGTTTGTGACATGCTAACCGCCCGTTCCGAGCGTTTTTTCCAGATTGCGGGCGAACTGGCTCAGGTGATCCCCCATCTGGATGGCGTACTGCACAACGCCGGATTACTCGGGGACGTTGTGCCGATGGCGAAACAGTCCGTCGAAACCTGGCATCGGGTTATGCAGGTCAATGTCAATGCGACCTTTATGCTGACGCAGGCTTTGCTCCCGCTGCTGCTGAAATCCCCCAGCGCGTCGCTGGTTTTCACCAGTTCTAGCGTGGGGCGACAGGGCCGGGCTGGTTGGGGCGCTTACTCCGTTTCCAAATTTGCGACCGAGGGTATGATGCAGGTGCTTGCCGAAGAGTATCGCCATACACCCTTACGGGTGAACTGCATCAATCCCGGCGGTACGCGCACCGCCATGCGCGCTTCCGCTTTCCCGCAAGAAAACCCGGACAAACTGAAAACCCCGGCGGATATCATGCCGCTATACCTTTATTTAATGGGTGATGACAGCCGCCGGAAAACCGGCATATGCTTTGACGCGCAACCGGGCAGAAAAGCGGGCCCGGCCAAATAA
- the cobO gene encoding cob(I)yrinic acid a,c-diamide adenosyltransferase, with amino-acid sequence MSDERHQQRQQRIKERVDARVAAANEIRGILIIFTGNGKGKTTAAFGTVTRAVGHDLRAGVIQFIKGEWPNGEKNLLQKHGVEFQVMATGFTWETQNRQTDTDAALQVWQHGKRMLADPQLDLVVLDELTYMISYGYLQLDEVVDALNHRPDGQTVIITGRGCHRDLLEMADTVTEMRPVKHAFEAGIKAQQGIDW; translated from the coding sequence ATGAGCGACGAACGTCACCAACAGCGCCAGCAACGCATTAAAGAACGCGTCGATGCCCGTGTTGCTGCGGCCAATGAAATACGCGGTATTTTGATCATCTTTACCGGGAATGGCAAAGGGAAAACCACTGCCGCCTTCGGTACGGTGACACGCGCCGTCGGACATGATTTGCGCGCAGGCGTTATTCAGTTTATCAAAGGCGAATGGCCAAACGGCGAGAAAAATCTGCTGCAAAAACACGGCGTGGAATTTCAGGTTATGGCCACCGGCTTTACCTGGGAAACCCAGAATCGCCAGACCGATACCGATGCGGCATTACAAGTCTGGCAGCATGGCAAACGAATGCTCGCCGATCCACAATTGGATCTGGTGGTACTGGATGAGCTGACTTACATGATCAGCTATGGTTATCTGCAACTGGATGAGGTGGTTGACGCGCTCAACCATCGCCCTGACGGCCAAACGGTGATTATCACCGGACGCGGCTGCCACCGGGATTTACTGGAGATGGCCGATACGGTAACCGAAATGCGTCCGGTCAAACATGCGTTTGAAGCGGGGATCAAGGCACAGCAAGGGATCGATTGGTAA
- the rluB gene encoding 23S rRNA pseudouridine(2605) synthase RluB gives MSEKLQKVLARAGHGSRREIEGIIQAGRVSVDGKIATLGDRVTVTKATKIRIDGHVISVKETEETVCRVLIYYKPEGELCTRSDPDGRPTVFDRLPKIHGSRWVAVGRLDVNTSGLLLFTTDGELANRLMHPSHEVEREYAVRVFGEINDEKIKQLSKGVQLEDGPASFRTIRYQGGEGLNQWYNVTLTEGRNREVRRLWEAVGVQVSRLIRVRYGDIQLPKGLPRGGWTEMALNDLNYLRELVQLPPETVTKLPVERERRRVKANQIRRAVKRHSQISSAPARRSSPKPKRSR, from the coding sequence ATGAGCGAAAAGCTACAAAAAGTACTGGCGCGCGCAGGTCACGGTTCGCGTCGTGAAATTGAAGGTATCATTCAGGCAGGGCGCGTTAGCGTCGATGGCAAAATTGCCACGTTGGGTGATCGTGTCACCGTGACTAAAGCCACCAAAATCCGTATTGACGGTCATGTGATTTCCGTTAAAGAAACCGAAGAAACGGTGTGCCGCGTGCTTATTTATTACAAACCGGAGGGAGAACTGTGTACGCGCAGCGACCCGGATGGTCGTCCTACCGTCTTTGACCGGTTACCGAAAATCCACGGTTCCCGCTGGGTGGCGGTAGGCCGTCTTGACGTCAACACCTCGGGGTTATTGCTGTTTACCACCGATGGAGAACTGGCCAATCGCCTGATGCATCCCAGCCATGAAGTTGAACGTGAATATGCGGTGCGCGTCTTCGGCGAAATCAATGATGAAAAGATCAAACAGCTCAGCAAAGGCGTGCAGTTGGAGGATGGCCCAGCGTCATTTCGTACTATTCGCTATCAAGGCGGCGAAGGACTTAACCAGTGGTATAACGTGACGCTGACAGAAGGGCGTAACCGTGAGGTTCGCCGCCTGTGGGAAGCGGTCGGCGTTCAAGTCAGCCGCCTGATCCGCGTACGTTACGGCGATATTCAATTGCCTAAAGGTCTGCCGCGGGGCGGTTGGACGGAAATGGCGCTGAACGATCTCAACTACCTGCGCGAACTGGTGCAACTGCCGCCAGAAACCGTGACCAAACTGCCTGTCGAGCGGGAACGTCGTCGGGTTAAAGCGAATCAAATTCGGCGCGCGGTAAAACGTCACAGCCAGATTTCGTCGGCGCCCGCCAGACGATCGTCACCAAAACCAAAGCGTAGCAGGTAA